One genomic window of Nicotiana sylvestris chromosome 10, ASM39365v2, whole genome shotgun sequence includes the following:
- the LOC138879421 gene encoding uncharacterized protein, which produces MGSLAFISAEERPLALDIQSLDNRLVRLDISGPSRVIACVVAQSSLLGQIKARQFDDLHLAVLRETILQGSAKEVSIGKDGFLRLQGHLCVPNVDGLRERILEEAHSSQYSIHPGAMKMYHDLRQHYWWWRMKKDIVEYVARCLNCQQVKYEHKRPGGLLQNMTILEWK; this is translated from the coding sequence atgggtagcttggcattcatttcggcagaggagaggccactagctttggacattcaatcCTTGGATAACCGACTTGTAAGGCTGGATATTTCAGGGCCCAGTCGAGTTATTGCATGTGTTGTTGcccagtcttcattattggggcagatcaaggctcgaCAATTTGATGATCTGCACTTGGCAGTTCTTAGAGAGACAATACTACaaggtagtgccaaggaggtttctattggcaagGATGGTTttctgcgactccagggtcaCCTATGTGTTCCAAATGTCGACGggttgagggagaggattctagaggaggcacacagttcacaatattctattcatccaggtgctatgaagatgtatcatgacctgagacaacattattggtggtggcgaatgaagaaagacatagtggagtatgtagctagATGCCTAAATTGCCAacaggtcaagtatgagcataAGAGGCCAGGTGGTCTACTTCAGAACATGACTATACTTGAGTGGAAATga